The Trinickia caryophylli genomic sequence TACGACGAGGTGGGCGGCCTGATTGCCGTCGAAGAGCCGAGCGGGCGTACGACACGCTTCGAATACGACGACCGGCGGCGCATGAGGGCCGCTGTGCTGCCGGGGGGCGCGAGGATCGGCTTCGAGTACGACACGCTCGATCGATTGACCTCGCGTACCGAAGCGGACGGCAGCGTGACGCGGTATCGATACGGCGAGCGCGGCGAGTTGCTGCGCATCGTGCGGGGGACTCGCGAGACGCGGCTCGACTATGACGCGCGGATGCGCCTCTGCGAAACGCGGCTGCCTTCGGGCGCGCGTATGCGCAGCGCTTTCGATGTGCTCGGGCGTTTGCTCGAGGAGGTCGATCACGAAGGTAATGTCACGCGCTACGACTACACGCCGGGCAAGGACAATCCGCGCGGAAACGTTGCACAGGCGACGCAGCCGGATGGCGCGGCGTGGCGCACGCGCTATGACAGCGAAGGGCTGCCTGTCGAGCAGCGCGACCCGCTCGGCCGCGTGACGCGCCGCGAATACGGGCCGTTCGATCTGACGATGGCCTCGACCGATGCGGCGGGCCACACCACGCGCTTCGAGTACGACCATGCAACGCGGCTGACGAAGGTCGTCAATGCGTTGCGGGAGACGTGGGAATACCGCTATGACGGCGCGGGGCGTCTGATCGAAGAGATCGATTGGGGGGGACGGGCGACGCGCTACGAGCGCGATGTGATTGGGCGATTGCTCGTCAAAACACTGCCCGATGGCGGCACGTGGCGATACGCCTACGACGAACGCGATCGCCTCTCGTCGGTCGACGCTGGCGACGTGAAGCTTGTTTATCGGTACGACAGCTTTGGGCGGTTGGCGAGCGCGGAAGTGCACGAGGCGGATGGAGAGCCGTGCGTTACGCGCTTTGCTTATGACGCAAAAGGGCGCCTGACCGGCGAGGAGCAGCACGGGCATTTGCTGCGGCACGTGTACGACGCCGAAGGCAAACGCACGCTGCGGGCGACGCCGCACCGCGAGACGCAGTATGCGTACGATGCGCTCGGTGCGCTGACGAAGGTCGGGCCCATGTCGATTGCGCGCGATGCCGTGGGGCGCGAAATTGGCCGGCAGGTGGGCGATTTCGTGCTCGAGCGGCACTACGACGCGCTGGGCCGGCTGCGCAAGCAGGCTGCGGGGCCGAAGTGGGCGTTCGAGCAGTTGGCGTCGAACCCGGCGCGGGCATACGAGGCGCTCGGACGTGAGCTCTACGTGTACGACGCGGCGGGGCAGATCGATCGCGTCGATACGGAAGCGGACAGCTTCACCTATCAGCACGACGCGCGCGGGCAGGTTACGTTGATGAACAGTTTGCTGCAGCCGGCGGAGCACTACCGGTATGACGCGAACATGAACATCACGGGGCATGGGCCGCGTGGGCCCGATGATGGGCACACCTATTTGCGCGGCGGGTTGCCGGAGCGCGTGGGGTACACGCGGTATCGGTACGACGCGCGCGGACGGACGATCGAGAAAACGGTCGAGCAGCCGGGCTTCCGGCCGAAGACGTGGCAATTCACCTGGGACGGATTGAACCGGCTTGTGAAGGTGAAGACGCCCGAGCGCGGGGTGTGGCTTTACCGGTATGACGCGTTCAATCGCCGCGTGGAGAAGCGGCAGGCGGGGGCGAAGGAGGCGGTTCGCTTCCTGTGGGACGGGTACACGGTTGCGGAGCGGTGGCAGGAGAGGGATGGCACGACCGGGCAGGTCGTGACTTGGCATATCTCTCCGACGGACTTCATGCCGGTTGCGCAGGAAACCGATCGCGGGATGTATCCGGTGCTCGCGGATCAGGTTGGACTGCCGCGGACCGTGTTCGATCGCGAAGGCAAGCGCGTTTGGCAGGAGCGGTTCACGCTGTGGGGCAAGGCGCAGGGTAGCGGGAAGACTGCTGCCAATGATGCCGATGGGGACTTCGTCGATACGTCGCTGCGGTTTGCCGGGCAGTGGGAGGATGAGGAGTCGGGGCTCTCGTATAACCTGCATCGGTACTATGATCCGGAGACGGCACAGTATCTAAGTGTTGATCCGATTGGGTTGGCAGGAGGGCTCAGGACTCAAGCGTATGTGCATGCGCCGCTGCTCTACTACGATCCGCGCGGCCTTGCGGTTTGCCCGGTAAGATTCGACCGCTATAAGGCTTATCGGCAAGCGGGTTTTTCGGCGAGAGATGCTGCGAACCTTTCGAGGCCGGGGCAGATAGATTTTTACGTGAACTCTCAAGGGGCTACTTTGCCGGCAACGGGGTACCGGTATATGGACAGCCGATACGCAGAGCGAACCCAAAACACGATGACGGCGCCGTTAAGTTACTTTGGGTTTACCGACTATCAGACGGGCGCAGCCGCGCGGGATGGCTTCCAAATTTTTTATGAGGCGGGCAATCCAAAGTCGTGGAGTGACGCGCGTCTCAAAGGGGAGTTCGATACACTGCAGCTGTTCGGCCCGGACGGGGCAGTGAACGCAAAAGTCCCGCTCGCCAATGGCGGCGTTGGTCCTGAACTTGAACCATACACGGCAGCATATCCGGAATACGGGAAAGGTGGACAGGCTCAGCTTGTCCCAGAGATTCCCGGCTCGACGGTCCAACTGCAGAAAGTTACTTTGCTACCTGAAGAATGACGATTGACGAGCTTCGCGCCCACTTGAGGCATCTTATCAATGCATATGTACAGGATGCAGCGACACGAGTTCGGTTGCTGGATCTTGTCGAACGCGATGATGTGCCTGCCAAGGGTATCCTGGCCGAGTTAACGCCGTTGCTACCCAACGCAATCACTGCTGATGACGCGAACATCATAAAAGACATCGCATTTTATTTCTGTTGAAGCAGGCAAACTCCATGTCCGATGAAGGGCGCGCTGCGCGGCCCTTCATACGTTCATTCGGCGGTGATGGTAAGCCTGCCCTGCTCGACGGCGATCCTGACGCGCTGGCCGGGTTGGAATCCGGCGTGCTCGATCCATCGGCCGGCAAGCTTCATCCAAGGGTATAGCGCGGGCGCGGTGCGCTCATGCGCGGGTTTGTGCCACGATGCTTGAAAGCGCTGTGATTGCTGAACGGTGACGAACCGTTCCGAGACGACGGGGCGTGCCTTATGATGGGCGTCAGCCATGAACAACTCCTGTGATGAGTTGGTTGTGGTCAGCGGGCCGAGAGTGTTGACGCACTGACGGCCCGCGCTTCGTTTACCGCTTACCTCTTCTGCCTGCTGAAGCTGCCTGAGCTTCGGCAGGCTTGCGCGCAACAACCCCCGCTGTCTAGCATGCGGTGCAAGCCGCCGAGTCGTCTTGCACCGCATGTCCGAGCGTGGAGAACCGATCACCGTCAAGGCCAAGCCCTTCGGGCGCGCGATGCGCGGCCTTGACGGATTCGAGCTCGACGATGCACCGACGACATTGCTTGCAAAGGTAGGCTAGAACCTACGTCCCCGAAGGTTTTTACCTACCATTGCCACCTGATTGTTGGCCGCGTCGGTCCACAAGCGCCGAGATTCCGCCGGGTTTGCCGTCGCACTGCGTGCGCCGTCAAACCCGGCGGCCCAAGGGCTGGTATCGATGCGCCGATGGCGAGAAAATCGCGTCTACGAAAAAAATCAGTGATGACGGAGGTGTGAAGCCGGAGAGCCTTGCCAGATAAGGGGGGCAGCCCACGCGAAGGAGGTTCGCGTCTAAGGAAACTGAATCGGGATTACATTACAATCTCAACAGATACTATGACGCGGAGACGGGGGCTTACCTCAGCATCGATCCGCTCCGGCTGGATGGAGGGATCAGAACGCATGGGTACGTCCGCAGTCCGTTGCAGCAGGTAGACCCGCTTGGACTTGCCTCGTGCTTTTTGTATCGGGGAGTCAGCGCAAAGCACCCGGCACTAGCAGATGCTACGCAAGGTATCGTTTCCCCCGGAAACATCAGAGGCACGGTTACTGCGGACGAACATAATGCTGGCGGCCGCTCGGGAGATAGTCCGTTTACCTCGTGGACACGTGATCCTGAGATCGCAAAATGGTGGGCAAACCGAGAGGGGCCCGGTGGTGTTGTTTTGAAATTGCCGACCGGCGCGCCGAAGCCGGGTGATGGATGGTCATGGGAATATTCGATAGATGAGTTCGGTGAACAGGAGGTCTTGCTGCGTGGAGTCCGCTCCGGCGCGGAGGTTATTCCGCAATGAAAATCTCTGACATTGCATCTCGGGTGGATTTCTTGGCGATTTTAGGCAGGGACGATCTAGATCGCATGGCAATGCTGACGCTTCAGAAGGCACTTGGCAGCGGATGCGTTGAGCGCTTTCTCTCCTCGGAGGGGAGCGTTGATGAATACACGCGGGATGGGATTTTGCAGCTGCTGCGTCGTCGAAATGACGGTCTGGCCCGACAAGGCCGGACTCTTGACGGGTATGCACAAGCTGTCGCTGCGGTCAGGTCGTTGAGTGAGGATGAGCGCATAAGTTGGTTGGCGATTCTGATGCCAACCGATATATCGATCATCCTGGTTCGTGTCGCAACGTTCGATGTACTTGCGTGTTTGTCGTTAAATCGCAGCGAAACGCAGACTGTGAAGCGGCCAAGCAACTGGGATGGTTCCAAAATATCATAGGATATCGATGTACCGCTTTCGGGGCGCGAGAGTTACATTGCAACCTCAATTCGTACTGATGGCATATCTTGCCGACTGTGGGTCGACGGAAAGCAAGTGTTGTAATGACTGAGGGCCGCTTACGCGGCCCTCAGTCATTCAAGCGGTGATTAATCGAAAGCTTGCCTGATGACGATGTGCCGTTTGATGTAGTCGACGGAGAAATGGACGCGCTCACCGGGCATGAAGCCGAGGTGTCTGAGCAGCGCGTCGGCGACCTGCATCCACGGGATGAACGGCTTGTTTGACCCGCTCTCCCCCGGCGGGATGCATGAGTGGTTATTGGTTTCTCGGGCACCTACTTTCAAGCAGTGGGGCCTCAAGGCAGAGGACATTTGGGAACTGAGGACGCCTACCGGTACGACCAGCGGTATCAACCCGACGTGGCAACACGGAATGAAGGGGTCAACGGCCGCACACAACGAGCTTCTCGGTATCATTGATTCGTCGAACGACTATGGGACGTTTGTGAGGCGTTTGCAAAACTGGGCGAACTACCGCCTCACAAATGGTCGTGATGATTTACCTGCGGGCCTGCGTCCGTAGGGGAGATAGGGCATATGAACAAGGATCTAAAGATCTCGGCGTGGATTGGCAAGTTCTCTGGCGCGGATGATCTTATTCAATACGTTGAAACGCGTTACGGCGCAAGCGGAAACTCGATGAGCCAATTTTGGAGTGAAATTGGCATCTCTTGGTTCGATGATGATTTTAGAGAGGCATCAATGCTTTCGCCGGGAAACGAGACACTTGCGGAAGAGCTGCGAGAATTCTCCTATGGAGAGAGCTTTGCCGACGAGCTTCTTCGCCGGCTCATTAACGTGCGTCAGTCTGGCATGGACGGTCTGATCCTTTTGTACGACTTCGATTATCCAAATGTCGGCACGCAACGGCCACACAGTCGTGTGACGTTTGTCGGGAGCTTCGACTACAGTAAATAATCGGGGTTACATTACAACCTGAATCGGTATTACGATGCGGAGACGGGACAGTATCTCTCCCCAGACCCGATAGGACTCTCGGGGGGACTCCGTACCCAGAGCTATGTCGCAAGCCCGCACACATGGGCTGATCCTCTTGGCTTGTCCGGTTGCAATTTCCAAGAGTTTCTGAAGCGAGAGTGGGGCACGCGTGATGTTGAGGATGCACTGGCAGCAAAACGGCTCAACCCTGCGTTGGATCGCATATTGACAGACAACGAGTACTTGGCCATACGCGGATACACGTCGAACCTTTACGAGCACATAAACCCCGCCCTGCGTGCGGGAGACGCTGGCAAGTGGAGTCAGCTTACCTCTGAGGCAGCGAATGGCTTGGGAAAGTTGGCGGATAACGGCTACGTTTATTCAGGTGACGTTGTGCGCAACTTGCATCTGACCGATGATCAGGTACACCAACTCTTCCCTGTAAACGGCGTCTTCAGCGACAGGGCATTCTTGTCGACCACCTCCGACCTCGGTGGAGTTTTTCCGGGCAAGGTCACGATGAGGATCGCGTCGAAGACGGGGGTGTCGGTAAGCTCAATGTCCGAGTATCCTCGAGAAGCGGAAGTATTGTTTAGTCCAAGTACCCCGTTCAAAGTGCTCGGTCGGACCCAAGATCCTACTAAGGGCACGTGGGACATATCGCTGGAAGAGTTGTGATGAGTAACGCAGGCGACAAACCGAAGGATGCCCAACATGAAGCGCTGCAACGCGCCGCCGAGCGGGCGCGCATTCGGGCGCAATATCCGGCTGACATGGGCTTTCACCCCCTTTCGGCGAAGTTCACCGATAATCCCGATGCAGTTAAGGCCCCGTGGCTGGCCGCGTACTTCCGCTACCGCAACCATCACGCGACGGCACGCCGACAGGAACTCTACGAGATTCTCGCGCAGATTGGCGCGGACAACTCCGAGCAGATCGACAGGTTTCGAGGCGCTCTTCTGGGGCTTGCGATTGGTGATGCGTTAGGGACCACGCTTGAGTTTGCCGACCGCGACAGTGCGGTAGTGACCGACATGGTCGGTGGCGGCCCATTTCGCCTCCAGCCGGGCGATTGGACCGATGACACCAGTATGGCTTGCTGCCTCGCGTATAGCCTAATTCGATGCGATGGGTTTGACGCCGACGATGCCATGCTTTGCTTTTCGTATTGGTACCGCTTCGGCGCCTACAGCCCAACTGGCACATGTTTTGATATTGGCGTAACAACTCGCGCTGCGATCGAGCGGTATCTGTCCACTGGTGAACCGATAGCCGGTTCGACTAGCCCGAACGATGCGGGTAATGGCTCGCTCATGAGACTAGCACCTGTGGTGCTGCGTTATGCCTCGGATTTCGAGGCTTGTGTTCATTTCGCGGCGGAGAGTTCGCGGCTGACCCATGGCGCGCCGGAGGCAGTCGACGCATGCCGGTATTTCGCGGCACTGCTTTGGGGAGCGTTGTCCGGTGTACCCAAGGATGTTCTCTTGAGGGAGCGATATGCACCCATAGCGTCGTACTGGGACCGGCACCCCTTATCTCCTGCTGTCGATCGAATTGCGCACGGCTCTTACAAGCGCAAGCATCGTGACGAAATATCGTCCTCCGGCTATGTCATCCACACGCTTGAGGCGGCTTTATGGGCCTTCTTCCACTACGACGGGTTTGAGCCAGGACTCCTTGCTGCTGTGAACTTGGCCGGCGACGCGGATACGGTTGGTGCAGTTTTCGGTCAATTAGGCGGTGCGTA encodes the following:
- a CDS encoding DUF6531 domain-containing protein produces the protein MADQNDSESGEAPAPGGTAEERLARLKTLEDGEARKAEQMEWVDGANYGMLGADVGYGAYAAGSAAVASGATGAAAAGAAALSAVPAVIALGGSWLLGKFGVTGAMAEGATRVGDALGLTIGRGDPHPACEGDEIAHSSGFMGMLAGLAVGVAVGAMVAATIATGGVVGLLIVGGCMAGGLSLGAALASASQSMGSVSGTIKSGSANVTFEGKKAARVTDVAACTKHSHAPEAIVEGSRTITINGLPLARVGHSTHCSAKINSGRKSVWVDKTTGQFGPKNPELTAGEEFIAGLIGGMLGAKLGGFLGSKLPRRDPTRSAEVFGKKDEHATCKEDPVDVATGEVVDVRTDVSIPGVLPLELTRRYRTRSDDRGLLGAKWSTTWSQRLEFDGDHTVRFHSAGGQAIGFIAPEAALDGINLREPRYRLIGTRAEPRIFDNDTRQVWVFAPLSRERPSRIERLEDLSGNRVVFGYDEAGRLVELAHSDGYRIALHYRGTANLLERVVLHEDAERSSTLVEYGYEQAMLVYVASFQRGCFHYSYDANGWMTSWRDTAKTEVRYRYDEHGRVVETGTREGYHTGRFVYEDDEARTRVIDGDGEWVFERNADGLVVAETNPLGHRTVREWSLGRLLSETDALGRRTVYRYDEVGGLIAVEEPSGRTTRFEYDDRRRMRAAVLPGGARIGFEYDTLDRLTSRTEADGSVTRYRYGERGELLRIVRGTRETRLDYDARMRLCETRLPSGARMRSAFDVLGRLLEEVDHEGNVTRYDYTPGKDNPRGNVAQATQPDGAAWRTRYDSEGLPVEQRDPLGRVTRREYGPFDLTMASTDAAGHTTRFEYDHATRLTKVVNALRETWEYRYDGAGRLIEEIDWGGRATRYERDVIGRLLVKTLPDGGTWRYAYDERDRLSSVDAGDVKLVYRYDSFGRLASAEVHEADGEPCVTRFAYDAKGRLTGEEQHGHLLRHVYDAEGKRTLRATPHRETQYAYDALGALTKVGPMSIARDAVGREIGRQVGDFVLERHYDALGRLRKQAAGPKWAFEQLASNPARAYEALGRELYVYDAAGQIDRVDTEADSFTYQHDARGQVTLMNSLLQPAEHYRYDANMNITGHGPRGPDDGHTYLRGGLPERVGYTRYRYDARGRTIEKTVEQPGFRPKTWQFTWDGLNRLVKVKTPERGVWLYRYDAFNRRVEKRQAGAKEAVRFLWDGYTVAERWQERDGTTGQVVTWHISPTDFMPVAQETDRGMYPVLADQVGLPRTVFDREGKRVWQERFTLWGKAQGSGKTAANDADGDFVDTSLRFAGQWEDEESGLSYNLHRYYDPETAQYLSVDPIGLAGGLRTQAYVHAPLLYYDPRGLAVCPVRFDRYKAYRQAGFSARDAANLSRPGQIDFYVNSQGATLPATGYRYMDSRYAERTQNTMTAPLSYFGFTDYQTGAAARDGFQIFYEAGNPKSWSDARLKGEFDTLQLFGPDGAVNAKVPLANGGVGPELEPYTAAYPEYGKGGQAQLVPEIPGSTVQLQKVTLLPEE
- a CDS encoding SymE family type I addiction module toxin, coding for MADAHHKARPVVSERFVTVQQSQRFQASWHKPAHERTAPALYPWMKLAGRWIEHAGFQPGQRVRIAVEQGRLTITAE
- a CDS encoding immunity 22 family protein → MNKDLKISAWIGKFSGADDLIQYVETRYGASGNSMSQFWSEIGISWFDDDFREASMLSPGNETLAEELREFSYGESFADELLRRLINVRQSGMDGLILLYDFDYPNVGTQRPHSRVTFVGSFDYSK
- a CDS encoding ADP-ribosylglycohydrolase family protein, which encodes MSNAGDKPKDAQHEALQRAAERARIRAQYPADMGFHPLSAKFTDNPDAVKAPWLAAYFRYRNHHATARRQELYEILAQIGADNSEQIDRFRGALLGLAIGDALGTTLEFADRDSAVVTDMVGGGPFRLQPGDWTDDTSMACCLAYSLIRCDGFDADDAMLCFSYWYRFGAYSPTGTCFDIGVTTRAAIERYLSTGEPIAGSTSPNDAGNGSLMRLAPVVLRYASDFEACVHFAAESSRLTHGAPEAVDACRYFAALLWGALSGVPKDVLLRERYAPIASYWDRHPLSPAVDRIAHGSYKRKHRDEISSSGYVIHTLEAALWAFFHYDGFEPGLLAAVNLAGDADTVGAVFGQLGGAYGGETSLPIKWIIRTYGGQGFYHFAQELLALSKRGR